In Frondihabitans sp. PAMC 28766, a genomic segment contains:
- a CDS encoding response regulator, with product MEQRPLAAGTSDYHYRKFLVWNLIGAASWTIIVSTLGVVLGQIPFVRNHIDILAILIVIVSVLPIEDDPALGPLIQEVLEEAYDVDRRIDGREGLIAGLDNDYDVMLIDRRLPSIDGLSIVQSLRQGRVTVLILMLTAYSVKGRT from the coding sequence ATGGAGCAACGACCGCTGGCCGCCGGCACGAGCGACTACCACTACCGCAAGTTCCTGGTCTGGAATCTTATCGGCGCCGCATCGTGGACCATCATCGTCAGCACCCTGGGTGTGGTCCTCGGACAGATCCCATTCGTCCGAAACCACATCGACATCCTGGCCATCCTCATCGTGATCGTCTCCGTTCTCCCCATCGAAGACGACCCTGCTCTGGGGCCACTGATCCAAGAAGTACTCGAAGAGGCCTATGACGTCGACCGGCGAATCGACGGCCGCGAAGGCCTCATTGCGGGTCTCGACAACGACTATGACGTCATGCTTATCGACCGGCGGCTGCCCTCCATCGACGGTCTGAGCATCGTCCAATCTCTCCGGCAGGGCAGAGTGACCGTACTCATACTCATGCTGACCGCCTACTCCGTCAAAGGACGGACGTAG
- a CDS encoding alkaline phosphatase family protein, with protein MVTSGPGQDIGRRTSLKGVGLASAGFLAVNDVTCGEIWGGEHARTEGAGSNRASGPAAFDHVVVLMLENRSYGHIFGWLHRDDELRPGQRVAGLHQQVICSPNA; from the coding sequence ATGGTCACGAGCGGTCCCGGACAAGATATCGGACGACGAACCTCTCTCAAGGGTGTCGGCCTCGCCTCGGCTGGCTTTCTCGCCGTGAACGACGTCACCTGTGGCGAGATCTGGGGAGGCGAGCATGCGCGGACGGAAGGGGCGGGAAGCAACCGCGCATCCGGTCCTGCCGCGTTCGATCACGTCGTGGTCCTCATGCTCGAGAACCGCTCGTATGGTCACATCTTCGGATGGCTCCATCGTGACGACGAATTGCGACCCGGTCAGCGCGTGGCGGGCCTCCATCAACAGGTGATCTGCTCGCCGAACGCCTGA
- a CDS encoding Chromate resistance protein ChrB, with product MADGASDDDNPISGSEWLVLVYRIPSEPTRLRATVWRRLKALGAIYLQNSVAALPKNLVSERALRKLRHEILEMSGTAVLMNASALAGGSTILEAYQAARSDEYDEIIDRCTGFLSEVEKEYTKNHFTYAELEENEVDHTKLVNWLEKVRARDEFVAPGRVEAEAALQKCTDALEEYAARVYAEEPEGH from the coding sequence ATGGCTGACGGTGCATCGGACGACGACAATCCGATCAGTGGTTCCGAATGGCTGGTCCTCGTCTACCGCATCCCGTCCGAGCCGACTCGACTGCGGGCGACCGTGTGGCGCCGATTGAAAGCGCTGGGGGCCATCTACCTGCAGAACTCCGTGGCGGCTCTCCCGAAGAATCTCGTGTCCGAACGCGCTCTTCGAAAGTTGCGTCACGAGATCCTGGAAATGTCGGGGACAGCGGTTTTGATGAACGCCTCAGCGCTAGCTGGTGGCTCGACGATCCTGGAGGCATATCAGGCGGCTCGGTCTGACGAGTATGACGAGATCATCGACCGTTGCACGGGCTTTCTCTCCGAGGTCGAGAAGGAGTACACCAAGAACCACTTCACTTATGCCGAGCTCGAAGAGAACGAGGTCGACCACACGAAACTCGTGAACTGGCTCGAGAAAGTCCGGGCGCGTGATGAGTTCGTGGCTCCGGGACGTGTTGAAGCCGAGGCGGCGTTGCAGAAGTGCACCGATGCTCTCGAGGAGTACGCGGCTCGCGTGTACGCCGAAGAGCCCGAAGGTCACTGA
- a CDS encoding COG4280 domain-containing protein: MNLTDPQNIALFFSVLIACIVEAVEATTIVLAAGTSRHWRSAAQGVIAGLIVLAVVIAVAGPAIQILPLNVLRLVVGGLLLIFGLQWLRKAINRSSGYRPLHDEAAIYQKQVTAARAAANTSKFFVNDWYAFTLSFKGVVLEGLEVVFIVLTFGTNQHNVPLAAVAAGAAVVIVAILGFVVRGPLSRVPENTMKFVVGILLASFGIFWGGEGAGAAWPGADISLLVVAPSVAVFCLILVFGMRAYRLSHVSSPVGVSPDLSQSGAPSAGPRFGAAAGSAAVSVAGGVATMAPAAAPALSTETSAAPASAMILPPRPHGLSRRLAAVGLFLYDFVIGDDWQIAAGIAVGLIVTTALAPMWGAAFIVMPVFAAALLPYSIRRSLR; this comes from the coding sequence ATGAACCTGACCGATCCGCAGAACATCGCGCTCTTCTTCTCCGTCCTCATCGCCTGCATCGTCGAGGCGGTCGAGGCGACGACCATCGTCCTGGCCGCCGGCACCAGCCGGCACTGGCGCTCCGCAGCCCAGGGCGTCATCGCGGGCTTGATCGTGCTGGCCGTCGTCATCGCAGTGGCGGGGCCGGCCATCCAGATTCTGCCCCTCAATGTCCTCCGTCTCGTCGTGGGTGGTCTGCTACTCATCTTCGGGCTCCAGTGGCTGCGCAAAGCCATCAACCGCTCGAGCGGCTACCGGCCCCTCCACGACGAGGCCGCGATCTACCAGAAGCAGGTGACCGCAGCTCGGGCCGCCGCCAATACATCGAAGTTCTTCGTCAACGACTGGTACGCATTCACTCTCTCGTTCAAGGGCGTCGTCCTCGAGGGGCTCGAAGTCGTCTTCATCGTGCTGACCTTCGGAACGAACCAGCACAACGTGCCCCTCGCGGCAGTTGCCGCCGGGGCCGCCGTCGTCATCGTGGCGATCCTCGGTTTTGTGGTTCGTGGCCCGCTCTCTCGCGTGCCCGAGAACACAATGAAGTTCGTTGTCGGGATCCTGCTGGCCTCCTTCGGCATCTTCTGGGGCGGCGAGGGCGCGGGGGCAGCCTGGCCGGGAGCTGACATCTCCCTTCTGGTGGTCGCGCCGTCCGTCGCCGTGTTCTGCTTGATCCTTGTGTTCGGGATGCGCGCATACCGGCTGTCGCACGTGTCCTCCCCTGTCGGGGTGTCGCCCGACCTGTCACAGAGCGGGGCGCCGAGCGCGGGGCCACGTTTCGGCGCCGCTGCGGGATCGGCTGCGGTGTCCGTCGCAGGGGGTGTGGCGACGATGGCGCCCGCGGCGGCACCTGCACTGTCGACCGAGACATCCGCTGCTCCGGCGAGCGCCATGATCCTGCCCCCGAGGCCTCACGGTCTCAGCCGGCGGCTTGCTGCAGTCGGGCTGTTCCTCTACGACTTCGTGATCGGCGACGACTGGCAGATCGCCGCGGGCATCGCTGTCGGGCTGATCGTCACAACCGCCCTCGCTCCGATGTGGGGTGCGGCTTTCATCGTGATGCCGGTGTTCGCGGCGGCGCTGCTGCCGTACAGCATCCGTCGGTCGTTGCGGTAG
- a CDS encoding ABC transporter ATP-binding protein translates to MTTTASRDTLSALESQAPRGHHVHVRGARRQYGQVTALAGVDLDIEPGRFLVLLGPSGSGKTTLLRGIAGIERFDEGSIRFGDRVISDARTSVPAEKRDVAMVFQDYALWPHMTVAQNIGYALRRRRLGASRTRQLVLEVLDRVGLAGTASRYPNELSGGQQQRVALARAVVAEPSLLLFDEPLSNLDADLRERLRVEISTLTRESGATALYITHDQAEAFALADEIAVLRAGRLEQRGTPEEIFLNPRSPFVARFTGLAGSVTGAPMGPQGVHLRVRLGEHDVLARSLVSIVGSTAPVEVLIRPTATRLVTPGAVTAGQGDRPTIPGRVIDIAYRGRGYEHVVETAYGRLSSVFDETPWGRGTACGLALDPNGCLAFPAESA, encoded by the coding sequence ATGACGACCACGGCATCGCGCGACACTCTGAGCGCGCTCGAGTCCCAGGCCCCTCGAGGGCACCACGTTCACGTCCGCGGAGCGCGCCGACAGTACGGGCAGGTCACCGCCCTCGCTGGTGTCGACCTCGATATCGAACCGGGCCGCTTTCTGGTCCTGCTCGGCCCGTCCGGGTCTGGCAAGACGACGCTGCTGCGCGGAATCGCCGGTATCGAGCGCTTTGACGAGGGCTCGATCCGATTCGGAGATCGCGTCATCAGCGACGCTCGCACGAGCGTCCCCGCCGAGAAGCGCGATGTCGCCATGGTCTTTCAGGACTACGCGCTCTGGCCGCACATGACGGTCGCGCAAAACATCGGCTACGCGCTCCGTCGCCGACGTCTGGGGGCATCCCGCACTCGTCAGCTAGTGCTCGAGGTCCTCGACCGGGTCGGGCTCGCGGGCACGGCTTCGCGGTACCCCAACGAACTCTCCGGTGGCCAGCAGCAGCGGGTCGCGCTGGCCCGCGCCGTCGTGGCGGAGCCGTCGCTGCTGCTTTTCGACGAGCCGCTGTCGAACCTCGACGCCGACCTTCGCGAGCGTCTCCGCGTCGAGATCTCGACCCTCACACGCGAGTCGGGCGCCACGGCTCTCTACATCACGCACGACCAGGCGGAGGCGTTCGCCCTGGCCGACGAGATCGCCGTCCTGCGCGCTGGCCGACTCGAGCAGCGCGGCACCCCGGAGGAGATCTTCCTCAATCCGCGCAGCCCGTTCGTGGCACGCTTCACCGGGTTGGCAGGGTCCGTGACCGGTGCGCCGATGGGCCCGCAGGGAGTCCATCTGCGCGTGCGGCTCGGGGAGCACGATGTGCTGGCGCGCTCGCTCGTATCGATCGTCGGCTCCACTGCGCCGGTCGAGGTGCTCATCCGCCCGACAGCGACGCGACTGGTCACCCCGGGGGCCGTGACGGCGGGTCAGGGCGATCGCCCGACGATCCCGGGGCGGGTCATCGACATCGCCTATCGGGGTCGCGGCTACGAGCATGTTGTCGAGACCGCGTACGGGCGCCTCTCGTCCGTCTTCGACGAGACCCCGTGGGGGCGGGGGACTGCCTGCGGCCTGGCCCTGGACCCGAACGGCTGTCTGGCCTTTCCGGCCGAGTCTGCCTAG
- a CDS encoding iron ABC transporter permease encodes MTAREILGAPAVLTVAPRRPTLRRLRRGVSASAVFWILVAVILILPIFLFLAVAFSPALLGQGTQWFTLSAFRQALTGQLLTGVLNSLMIGISTAVVSAVIGFGVAWVVLRTDAPARRIATGVVFALLLTPSYLIALGWERLLEPSGVLDSLGFDPSGARSIIYGPVGIVVVLTVKGVPFAFLAISNALRGLGHEFEDALRVHGGGRFAAMRLVVSLLSPAIWAALAIVFAESVSDFGVASTLANDAHFPVATFTLYNAVQAFPADFPVASAVSWVLLALVVLALVAQGRALRGRSFRVLGGRSRPLVRQRLSAPAKALVTVVLGILVAIGLGVPTFGAVSASLINNLGSLGSHAWNLDNYTRVIGSPDLSSPLMYSAGLAAITATVTLVLATICARLLARQGSTFSGRLLDLVLLGAVALPGIVFAAGYIFAYNLPLTNDLGIHLYGTTGLLLLAYIATALPSTSRVLVGTMSQIQESMGHASRVHGSGALRSWATIVLPIIARPLLSAWLLTYTATLLELPVSQLLAPPGSEPISVGITNALGKYDFGGGTAMEVLAVLSALVVVGVGYLLFRLLAPAGWRNLGKAS; translated from the coding sequence ATGACCGCGAGAGAGATCCTGGGAGCGCCGGCGGTTCTGACCGTGGCACCGCGGCGCCCGACGCTGCGCCGGCTCCGGCGGGGTGTCAGTGCGTCGGCGGTGTTCTGGATCCTCGTCGCGGTCATCCTCATCCTGCCGATCTTCCTGTTCCTCGCCGTCGCCTTCAGCCCGGCACTCCTGGGGCAGGGAACACAGTGGTTCACCCTGTCGGCGTTTCGGCAGGCGCTGACCGGGCAGCTGCTCACCGGTGTCCTGAACTCGTTGATGATCGGCATCTCGACCGCGGTCGTCTCCGCTGTCATCGGGTTCGGCGTCGCCTGGGTGGTGCTGCGGACGGACGCCCCCGCCCGCCGGATCGCGACCGGAGTCGTCTTCGCGCTTCTGCTCACGCCGTCGTATCTCATCGCTCTCGGCTGGGAGCGTCTGCTCGAGCCGAGTGGCGTTCTCGACTCGCTCGGCTTCGACCCGTCGGGCGCCCGCTCGATCATCTACGGCCCGGTCGGCATCGTCGTCGTGCTCACGGTCAAGGGGGTGCCGTTCGCCTTCCTTGCGATCTCGAACGCTCTCCGGGGGCTGGGACACGAGTTCGAAGACGCTCTCCGAGTCCACGGTGGCGGTCGCTTCGCCGCGATGCGGCTCGTCGTCTCACTCCTGAGCCCCGCGATCTGGGCCGCGCTGGCGATCGTCTTCGCCGAATCGGTCAGTGACTTCGGGGTCGCGTCGACCCTGGCGAACGACGCCCACTTCCCGGTCGCCACGTTCACGCTCTACAACGCCGTCCAGGCCTTCCCGGCCGACTTCCCGGTGGCGTCCGCGGTGAGCTGGGTGCTGCTCGCACTCGTCGTGCTCGCCCTCGTGGCTCAGGGGAGAGCGCTGCGGGGCCGCAGTTTCCGTGTCCTCGGCGGCCGCAGCCGCCCGCTCGTGCGGCAACGCCTCTCGGCGCCGGCCAAAGCGCTCGTGACGGTGGTCCTCGGGATCCTGGTCGCCATCGGCCTCGGAGTGCCGACCTTCGGCGCCGTCTCAGCCTCGCTGATCAACAACCTCGGGTCGCTGGGATCGCACGCGTGGAACCTCGACAACTACACGCGCGTCATCGGGAGCCCCGACCTCAGTTCGCCACTGATGTACTCGGCCGGGCTCGCGGCCATCACGGCGACCGTCACGCTCGTCCTGGCGACGATCTGCGCCCGCCTGCTCGCGCGGCAGGGCTCGACCTTCTCGGGGCGCCTGCTCGACCTCGTCCTGCTCGGCGCCGTCGCGCTACCCGGAATCGTCTTCGCAGCCGGCTACATCTTCGCCTACAACCTGCCGCTCACGAACGATCTCGGCATCCACCTCTACGGCACGACCGGTCTCCTGCTCCTGGCCTACATCGCCACGGCCCTGCCCTCCACCTCCCGGGTGCTGGTGGGGACGATGAGCCAGATCCAGGAGTCCATGGGGCACGCGTCGCGCGTGCACGGAAGCGGGGCTCTCCGATCCTGGGCCACCATCGTGCTGCCGATCATCGCCCGGCCGCTGCTCTCCGCCTGGCTGCTCACCTACACGGCGACTCTGCTGGAACTGCCGGTCTCGCAGCTGCTCGCACCACCCGGCAGTGAGCCGATCTCGGTGGGGATCACGAACGCCCTCGGCAAATACGACTTCGGTGGCGGAACGGCGATGGAGGTCCTCGCGGTCCTGTCGGCGCTCGTCGTGGTCGGCGTCGGCTACCTGCTCTTCCGTCTCCTCGCACCGGCGGGCTGGCGCAACCTCGGAAAGGCATCATGA
- a CDS encoding ABC transporter substrate-binding protein: MNARSCIAVLGVIAVSSIALAGCSAATNATTSNATTGTGASAAAGKVEPLVLYAAEAYDVNMGKAFTAKTGIPVKVVDDSTGPLLTKVAAEKNNPQWSMLWVDGDTAFASLDKQKELLDYTPSATYTSVGKTLVPSDHSYVPTGTTAVAALIYNSAATTKVPTSYSDLLTSAYSGKVGMNDPSQSGPTYPLIAGLMNQMGGQSKGVAAGEAYLTKLKSNGLKVYPTNGDTLHALETKQIDYGLIQSSAAVGETLKVKATGTYAPKIVYLPKTTLLPGVIGIDKAIDATQQAEAKKFVDYALSPAGQQVMQKADTAGDSLFWPVVQGSTKLAALPALPTTYQQLDPYFWGPLQSQVVTWFDSNIK, encoded by the coding sequence ATGAACGCTCGATCTTGTATCGCCGTACTCGGAGTGATCGCCGTCTCGTCGATCGCGTTGGCTGGTTGCTCGGCCGCGACGAACGCCACCACGAGCAACGCCACGACCGGCACCGGCGCCTCGGCCGCAGCCGGCAAGGTCGAGCCCCTCGTCCTTTACGCGGCGGAGGCCTACGACGTCAACATGGGCAAGGCGTTCACCGCCAAGACCGGGATCCCCGTCAAGGTCGTCGACGACTCCACCGGCCCCCTTCTCACCAAGGTTGCAGCCGAGAAGAACAACCCTCAGTGGTCGATGCTCTGGGTCGACGGCGACACCGCCTTCGCCTCCCTCGACAAGCAGAAGGAGCTGCTCGACTACACCCCGAGCGCCACGTACACCTCCGTCGGCAAGACCCTCGTGCCGAGCGACCACAGCTACGTCCCCACCGGCACCACCGCCGTCGCGGCGCTGATTTACAACTCGGCTGCCACCACGAAAGTCCCCACCTCGTACAGCGACCTCCTCACCTCGGCATACTCCGGCAAGGTCGGCATGAACGACCCGTCGCAGTCCGGCCCCACCTACCCGCTGATCGCCGGGCTCATGAACCAGATGGGCGGCCAGTCCAAAGGCGTCGCGGCGGGCGAGGCCTACCTCACGAAGCTCAAGTCGAACGGGCTCAAGGTCTACCCGACCAACGGCGACACCCTCCACGCTCTCGAGACCAAGCAGATCGACTACGGCCTCATCCAGAGTTCCGCCGCCGTCGGCGAGACGCTCAAGGTCAAAGCCACGGGGACCTACGCGCCCAAGATCGTCTACCTGCCCAAGACCACGCTGCTGCCCGGCGTCATCGGGATCGACAAGGCGATCGACGCCACCCAGCAGGCCGAGGCGAAGAAGTTCGTCGACTACGCCCTGTCGCCTGCCGGCCAGCAGGTCATGCAGAAAGCCGACACCGCCGGAGACTCGCTCTTCTGGCCGGTCGTTCAGGGCTCGACGAAGCTCGCAGCCCTGCCCGCACTCCCGACGACCTACCAGCAGCTCGACCCGTACTTCTGGGGCCCGCTCCAGTCGCAGGTCGTCACCTGGTTCGACTCCAACATCAAGTAG
- a CDS encoding aminotransferase class IV, with amino-acid sequence MLIDGAEATSAALLDRLNASEGHRTALQVRAGRVRGLDLHFQRLDQASRALFGAPAPLTKVVEAAIRVLGTAPNEATLRIEIFADPAGHQHVLVEAGAASPRDAAPHRLELVRHDRLLPGIEHTALGSPQVIDRLSRRAGFDGAVLVSSSGHVVEIADGTLGLISGRRVVWPDGPALASLGRGLLEPQLAAAGIATVVLPVRAGDLGLFDGAFVVCARGAARVEAIGDVTWPHADHGGGSILERVLAAHEIIPTESLSAG; translated from the coding sequence ATGCTCATCGACGGCGCCGAGGCCACCTCCGCGGCCCTCCTCGACCGCCTCAATGCCTCCGAAGGCCACCGCACGGCGCTCCAAGTGCGTGCCGGTCGCGTCCGCGGTCTCGACCTTCACTTCCAGCGGCTCGACCAGGCGTCGCGAGCGCTGTTCGGTGCTCCGGCACCGCTGACGAAGGTCGTCGAGGCTGCGATTCGGGTGCTGGGCACGGCACCGAACGAAGCCACCCTGCGGATCGAGATCTTTGCTGATCCTGCGGGGCACCAGCACGTCCTCGTCGAGGCTGGCGCCGCATCACCGCGCGACGCAGCGCCTCACCGGCTCGAGTTGGTCCGCCACGATCGTCTGCTTCCTGGTATCGAGCACACCGCGCTCGGGTCGCCCCAGGTCATCGACCGCCTCTCGCGGCGAGCGGGGTTCGACGGCGCGGTCCTGGTGTCGTCGAGTGGACACGTGGTCGAGATCGCGGACGGCACGCTCGGGCTGATCAGCGGCCGCCGGGTCGTCTGGCCCGATGGGCCGGCGTTGGCGAGTCTCGGGCGCGGCCTGCTCGAACCTCAGCTGGCGGCGGCGGGTATAGCGACCGTCGTGCTGCCCGTCCGAGCTGGTGATCTCGGCCTCTTCGACGGCGCCTTCGTCGTCTGCGCCCGCGGGGCTGCACGCGTCGAGGCGATCGGCGACGTGACCTGGCCACACGCCGACCACGGCGGCGGGTCCATCTTGGAGCGCGTACTTGCGGCCCACGAAATCATCCCGACAGAGTCCCTCAGCGCCGGCTAA
- the lepB gene encoding signal peptidase I, giving the protein MGESITDTAAPESTHRSRKPRRHGTARFVRDILIILLGAILISFLIKTFLFRSFYIPSPSMTNTLEINDRIIVDELVPKVTPLQRGDVIVFTDPGGWLGADDTMQATGSTNPVVGAIRNGLTAIGLGTEDSDNHLVKRVIGLPGDKVTCCNSAGRLEVNGVPIKEPYINVTPGEPADRYTYSVTVPKGDLWVLGDNRFNSDDSAAHYIEKDVPQPFVPISDVVGRAIVITWPASHWGTLSNYPTVFRGTDPEQ; this is encoded by the coding sequence ATGGGGGAATCCATTACTGACACGGCCGCTCCCGAGTCCACGCATCGATCGCGCAAGCCGCGGCGCCACGGCACGGCCCGCTTCGTCCGCGACATCCTGATCATCTTGCTCGGGGCGATCCTGATCTCGTTCTTGATCAAAACATTCCTCTTCCGCTCCTTTTACATCCCATCACCGTCGATGACGAACACACTCGAGATCAACGACAGGATCATCGTCGACGAACTCGTCCCCAAGGTCACTCCGCTCCAACGCGGCGACGTCATCGTCTTCACCGACCCCGGCGGATGGCTCGGAGCCGACGACACGATGCAGGCCACGGGCTCGACGAACCCGGTCGTCGGAGCCATCCGAAACGGACTCACGGCCATAGGTCTCGGAACGGAAGACAGCGACAACCACCTCGTCAAACGCGTCATCGGCTTGCCCGGCGACAAAGTCACCTGCTGCAACTCCGCAGGCCGGCTCGAAGTCAACGGTGTCCCCATCAAGGAGCCCTACATCAACGTCACCCCGGGCGAGCCAGCCGACCGATACACCTACTCAGTGACGGTCCCGAAGGGCGACCTGTGGGTGCTCGGCGACAACCGTTTCAACTCCGACGACTCCGCCGCCCACTACATCGAAAAGGACGTACCTCAGCCGTTCGTACCCATCTCCGATGTCGTCGGACGCGCAATCGTAATCACCTGGCCCGCCTCACACTGGGGAACCCTGAGCAACTACCCCACGGTCTTCCGGGGCACTGACCCCGAACAGTAG
- a CDS encoding RNA polymerase sigma factor: MRYAWSRLGDRSQAEEILQETFLTAWSKIGSSRIVDQSLLPWILAICGNHVRNQARRNAKSLTVPLTDQDAPSRATVGFSAIEDALEQLSPLDRQICELCLGEGLTYQEAADQIQATPASIRNRLHRARAILRAALTND, encoded by the coding sequence ATGCGCTACGCCTGGTCTCGACTCGGCGATCGCTCCCAAGCCGAAGAGATACTTCAGGAGACGTTCCTCACCGCCTGGAGCAAGATTGGCTCTTCGCGGATCGTCGATCAGTCTCTGCTGCCGTGGATCCTCGCCATCTGCGGAAATCACGTCCGCAATCAGGCCCGCCGCAACGCAAAAAGCCTCACCGTCCCTCTCACGGACCAGGACGCCCCAAGCCGGGCGACCGTCGGTTTCTCAGCGATCGAGGACGCCCTGGAGCAACTATCACCACTCGATCGCCAGATCTGCGAGCTGTGCCTCGGCGAAGGCCTCACTTACCAGGAGGCCGCGGATCAGATACAGGCGACGCCGGCCTCGATCCGCAACCGCCTTCACCGAGCCCGGGCGATTCTTCGCGCCGCCCTCACGAACGACTGA
- a CDS encoding TetR/AcrR family transcriptional regulator encodes MTRRDDIGDAGVRLIARNGVRALTHRGVDTEADLPPGSTTYYAKTRRDLTALVVDRLADYTQQDLEGLAFPSSLTPDEATRVAVGFLEHLSKRDDAQAVRFALLFELRDDDGMRAALTEQAPVRQLLVQAAEGVLHALHVVDSSLHARDLVALVDALLMYGTARAATFDAAAILGAYLSGLEREG; translated from the coding sequence ATGACGCGACGAGATGACATCGGGGATGCCGGCGTTCGCTTGATCGCTCGAAATGGCGTCCGTGCCCTGACGCACCGCGGCGTCGACACCGAAGCCGACTTGCCGCCCGGTTCGACGACCTACTACGCAAAGACACGCCGCGATCTCACAGCTCTCGTCGTAGATCGGCTCGCCGACTACACCCAGCAGGATCTCGAGGGTCTCGCGTTTCCGTCCAGCCTGACACCGGACGAAGCGACGCGTGTGGCCGTCGGCTTCCTCGAGCACCTCTCGAAGCGGGACGACGCGCAAGCAGTCCGTTTCGCACTCCTGTTCGAGCTGCGCGACGACGACGGCATGCGTGCCGCTCTCACCGAGCAAGCTCCGGTCAGGCAGCTTCTCGTGCAAGCGGCCGAAGGAGTGCTTCACGCGCTGCATGTAGTCGATTCGTCACTTCATGCTCGGGATCTCGTCGCGCTCGTTGACGCGCTCCTGATGTACGGGACGGCGCGCGCGGCCACGTTCGACGCGGCCGCGATTCTGGGTGCGTATTTGTCCGGCCTCGAGCGCGAGGGCTGA
- a CDS encoding 3-beta hydroxysteroid dehydrogenase — MERGASVELLSRSTGFDVLRDDAAARIDGADAVVEATGRFTTSRKRATAFFTGSTRAISAAARAADAKHVLLSIVNCELPEVQGYGYFAGKAAQERLARAVSTDIAIVRTTQWFEFAQQTLERMGAGPIALVPRMLIQPVALNAVAQVVADVAVGRRGGGMIDLSGPERITLGEMARRVRPTRRIRLPLALPGATWNAINEGALLPADNVEKVGPAFAEWLRTS; from the coding sequence ATGGAGCGTGGAGCAAGCGTCGAGTTGCTGTCGCGGTCGACAGGATTCGATGTCCTCCGGGACGATGCTGCCGCTCGGATCGATGGCGCGGATGCCGTCGTGGAGGCCACGGGGCGCTTCACGACGAGCCGAAAGCGCGCCACTGCGTTCTTCACGGGTTCCACTCGTGCCATCTCGGCGGCCGCACGGGCCGCCGACGCAAAACACGTCCTCTTGTCGATCGTGAATTGTGAGTTGCCCGAAGTGCAGGGCTACGGGTACTTCGCCGGCAAAGCTGCTCAGGAGCGCCTGGCGCGCGCGGTGAGCACAGATATAGCGATCGTGCGAACGACGCAATGGTTCGAATTCGCCCAGCAGACCCTCGAGCGGATGGGAGCAGGCCCGATTGCGCTGGTTCCGCGAATGCTCATCCAACCAGTCGCCCTGAATGCGGTCGCCCAAGTCGTTGCTGACGTCGCCGTGGGTCGACGAGGTGGAGGCATGATCGACCTCTCTGGCCCGGAACGGATCACCTTGGGTGAGATGGCGAGACGAGTCCGCCCCACGAGACGCATTCGTCTGCCTCTAGCACTACCGGGCGCGACATGGAATGCAATCAACGAAGGAGCTCTGCTCCCCGCTGACAACGTCGAGAAAGTCGGTCCGGCTTTCGCAGAATGGCTCCGGACATCCTGA
- a CDS encoding RES family NAD+ phosphorylase translates to MTGVDSILVPLIRGTFYRAIDPSFREFAIAGSRLAGRYSRANEPTLYLSSSVDGVEAAMVAHKDARSVALEIVEIDVEASGIVDLRNATALEAVGIDIADAVAPWQDIVATGGTPKSWKVRDRLREVGANGLIDPSRKRPGLWHLVLFRWNQAGAPIVRLGEALSPKQTNAGIRSRS, encoded by the coding sequence ATGACCGGCGTCGACTCCATTCTTGTTCCACTGATAAGAGGCACGTTCTATCGCGCGATTGATCCGAGCTTCCGCGAGTTCGCGATCGCAGGATCGCGTTTGGCGGGGCGCTATTCGCGGGCGAACGAGCCAACGCTGTATCTGAGCTCCTCCGTCGATGGCGTCGAGGCGGCCATGGTCGCTCACAAGGATGCGCGGTCGGTGGCGCTGGAGATCGTTGAGATCGACGTCGAGGCGTCGGGCATCGTGGATCTTCGCAATGCGACTGCACTGGAGGCTGTCGGAATCGACATCGCTGACGCGGTCGCGCCCTGGCAGGACATCGTTGCCACGGGAGGCACTCCGAAGTCCTGGAAGGTTCGCGACCGCCTTCGCGAGGTCGGCGCAAACGGTCTGATTGACCCCTCTCGAAAGCGCCCAGGGCTTTGGCACTTGGTGCTGTTTCGTTGGAACCAGGCCGGCGCGCCAATTGTTCGACTGGGCGAGGCCCTTTCGCCGAAGCAGACTAACGCGGGGATACGAAGTCGGTCTTGA